A portion of the Coturnix japonica isolate 7356 chromosome 4, Coturnix japonica 2.1, whole genome shotgun sequence genome contains these proteins:
- the LOC107312978 gene encoding translation initiation factor IF-2-like, translated as MATGGLAKAAGHPSQLDISLSNDGRGVLELASRAGWRAAGISSAPLWRNPARAQALTSPAALGRCFCHHPAAWDRRDTGRPVGAESGRSGGRAGAGIAHKAPGAEPAAPRRPRPPAVRPNPAPAGPPRPRLPEPATSPSPRRARSPSSSDGRRRRRPWGCGGSSRREAQRRVERERAAASAGRPQPAGSPRASGARPRPNPGGGAAEHKCRRGPRAASLRSPRAAAPGRRRHSSLLPSRPSEPGGSGRRAG; from the exons ATGGCAACAGGTGGCCTGGCCAAAGCTGCTGGCCACCCCAGCCAGCTG GATATCAGCCTCTCAAACGATGGACGTGGAGTTTTGGAGCTGGCTTCCCGGGCTGGCTGGCGTGCAGCCGGGATCAGTTCAGCCCCGCTTTGGCGCAATCCAGCTCGGGCCCAGGCGCTGACCTCGCCAGCCGCGCTCGGGCGCTGCTTCTGCCATCATCCCGCAGCCTGGGACAGGCGGGACACGGGTAGACCTGTCGGTGCCGAGAGCGGCCGCAGCGGAGGGCGAGCCGGGGCCGGCATCGCGCACAAAGCACCGGGCGCGGAGCCGGCAGCCCCCCGCCGCCCGAGGCCCCCCGCGGTCCGCCCCAACCCCGCCCCGGCCGGCCCGCCTCGGCCCCGCCTCCCCGAGCCAGCAACTTCCCCGTCTCCGAGACGGGCGCGGAGCCCCAGCAGCTCCGATGGGAGGCGGCGGAGGCGCCCGTGGGGATGCGGCGGATCGAGCCGGCGGGAGGCGCAGCGCCGGGTAGAGCGGGAGCGCGCAGCCGCCTCCGCCGGGCGCCCCCAGCCCGCCGGGAGCCCCCGCGCCTCCGGGGCTCGGCCGCGGCCTAATCCGGGCGGCGGCGCTGCTGAGCACAAGTGCCGCCGGGGTCCCCGCGCCGCCTCCCTCCGCTCTCCTCGGGCCGCAGCTCCAGGCCGCCGCCGGCACTCCTCTCTTCTGCCGTCCCGCCCTTCCGAGCCGGGCGGGAGCGGCCGCCGCGCCGGCTGA